In one window of Hevea brasiliensis isolate MT/VB/25A 57/8 chromosome 10, ASM3005281v1, whole genome shotgun sequence DNA:
- the LOC110647755 gene encoding plant intracellular Ras-group-related LRR protein 3, with amino-acid sequence MDLTQKEFPLLSFLLFHLDPNSHPPLPQELEQSLRTQFPHLNNPKVLSSLTQAIPTSFFQTQFLLKALGPRPDPDAVSTARIKMTQVQESGEVDKEVEIYKAVVRMEEMHEEYARQLREAEDRLVGIYRNAVGEFENDEVNGEVVAILKAAESGSVVENVDLSGRQLRLFPEAFGRLHGLLLLNLSHNQLEVIPDSIAGLVKLEELDVSSNLLVSLPDSIGLLRNLKVLNVSGNKLTALPESVALCSSLVDLDASFNNLMSLPTNIGYGLVNLERLSIQLNKIRFLPPSICEMKSLRYLDVHFNELCGLPLAIGRLTNLEVLNLSSNFSDLTELPETIGDLTNLTELNLSNNQIRALPHTFGRLENLNKLNLDENPLIIPPKEIVHKGVQAIREFMQKGWLNMLAEEQQRRMQESNQQQAQTGWLAWGTSMLNNFVSGVSETVSGYIGGTKAPRDPYLDQQL; translated from the exons ATGGATCTAACCCAGAAGGAATTTCCACTCCTCTCCTTTCTCCTGTTCCATCTTGATCCCAATTCTCACCCACCGCTTCCACAAGAACTTGAACAAAGTTTGAGAACCCAATTTCCCCATCTGAACAACCCAAAAGTTCTCTCCTCGCTGACCCAAGCCATCCCCACCTCTTTCTTCCAGACCCAATTCCTCCTCAAAGCGTTGGGTCCCCGACCTGACCCGGATGCTGTGTCCACGGCACGAATCAAGATGACCCAGGTCCAAGAATCGGGTGAGGTGGACAAGGAGGTGGAGATATACAAGGCGGTGGTGAGAATGGAGGAGATGCACGAGGAGTATGCGAGGCAGTTGAGGGAAGCTGAGGATAGGCTTGTTGGGATTTATAGGAATGCTGTGGGGGAATTTGAGAATGATGAAGTGAATGGGGAGGTTGTTGCGATACTGAAAGCAGCAGAGAGTGGTAGTGTTGTGGAAAACGTGGATCTTTCTGGGCGGCAATTGAGGCTATTTCCTGAGGCTTTTGGTAGGCTTCATGGGTTGCTTCTGCTCAATCTCTCTCACAATCAGCTAGAG GTCATTCCTGATTCAATCGCGGGACTTGTGAAACTTGAGGAGCTTGATGTTTCTTCCAACCTTCTTGTCTCACTGCCTGACTCTATTGGATTGTTGCGAAATCTTAAGGTCCTAAATGTGTCAGGAAACAAGTTGACTGCTCTCCCTGAAAGTGTTGCTCTTTGCAG TTCTTTGGTGGACTTAGATGCTAGTTTTAACAACTTGATGTCTTTACCAACAAATATTGGGTATGGGCTGGTGAATCTTGAAAGGCTTTCAATCCAGCTGAATAAGATCCGTTTTCTTCCACCAtctatttgtgaaatgaagtctTTGAGATACTTGGATGTTCATTTCAATGAGCTTTGTGGCCTGCCACTTGCAATTGGGAGATTAACAAATCTTGAGGTCCTGAACTTAAGCAGCAATTTCAGTGACTTGACTGAACTTCCTGAAACAATTGGTGATCTAACTAACCTGACAGAGCTCAATCTGAGCAACAACCAAATTCGAGCTCTTCCCCATACATTTGGTAGGCTTGAAAATCTGAACAAGCTCAACTTGGATGAAAATCCACTCATAATTCCTCCGAAGGAGATAGTGCACAAGGGCGTTCAAGCTATCAGGGAGTTCATGCAAAAGGGGTGGCTCAATATGTTAGCAGAGGAACAACAGAGGAGAATGCAGGAGTCAAATCAGCAACAAGCTCAAACTGGATGGCTGGCATGGGGCACTTCCATGTTGAATAACTTTGTGTCTGGGGTTTCTGAAACTGTTTCAGGATATATAGGAGGGACAAAAGCTCCACGGGATCCATATCTGGACCAGCAGTTATGA
- the LOC131169690 gene encoding RING-H2 finger protein ATL39-like: MTMLLLYTCSEPRAQGSAQQWMIPTAVFAISFLFLIFLHLYFWFRNLHARVLDIESGIIIWDGDDHPSLSDAEEDIEAAAPTKPWLTVEELEKAFPTFAYGKTIERNVCAICLDELKEGDKCRKLLPSCIHIFHKTCIDLWLSRNNSCPLCRAVLFL; this comes from the coding sequence ATGACGATGCTTCTACTTTACACCTGCTCAGAACCGCGCGCGCAAGGCAGCGCTCAACAATGGATGATTCCAACTGCAGTGTTTGCAATATCCTTTTTATTTCTCATCTTTCTGCACTTGTATTTCTGGTTCAGGAACCTTCATGCTCGAGTTCTCGATATTGAAAGCGGAATAATAATATGGGATGGCGATGATCATCCAAGTTTGTCAGACGCAGAGGAAGATATAGAGGCAGCTGCACCCACCAAACCATGGCTGACGGTAGAGGAGTTGGAAAAAGCATTCCCAACCTTCGCTTATGGGAAAACCATAGAAAGGAATGTGTGTGCCATATGTTTGGATGAACTGAAAGAAGGAGACAAGTGTCGGAAACTTCTTCCTTCTTGCATTCACATTTTCCATAAAACTTGCATTGATCTTTGGCTTTCTAGGAATAATAGCTGCCCACTTTGCCGTGCCGTTTTGTTCTTGTAG
- the LOC131169689 gene encoding uncharacterized protein LOC131169689 (The sequence of the model RefSeq protein was modified relative to this genomic sequence to represent the inferred CDS: added 47 bases not found in genome assembly) — protein MTQMRIRMRKLALKTREKIMTTPRKLAKREARREEKAEKAALLDKSIEKELLERLKKGVYGDIYNYPADKYNQLLDMDELQVAGEEEEEEPEVEYVEGYDDLEEEDDIEDFGDLGINGSLAFDDDNVGLDDDDAEGTEKVDHKRGRKESDLASRKLEKDESGAKLKKKGRVLVEVEHEDASERHKAVH, from the exons GGAAAAGATAATGACAACGCCAAGAAAACTGGCAAAAAGGGAGGCTCGAAGAGAGGAAAAGGCAGAAAAAGCCGCCTTGTTGGATAAG AGCATCGAAAAAGAATTGCTAGAACGCCTTAAGAAAGGAGTTTATGGTGACATATACAATTATCCTGCCGATAAATACAATCAACTACTAGATATGGATGAACTGCAGGTTGCGGGTGAAGAAGAGGAAGAG GAACCTGAGGTCGAATATGTTGAGGGCTATGATGACCTTGAAGAGGAAGATGATATAGAAGATTTTGGTGACCTTGGAATCAATGGCTCCCTTGCATTTGATGATGATAATG TTGGATTGGATGACGATGATGCTGAGGGGACAGAAAAAGTTGATCACAAGAGAGGGAGAAAAGAATCTGATCTGGCTTCAAGAAAGCTTGAGAAAGATGAATCTGGTGCTAAATTGAAGAAAAAAGGAAGGGTACTTGTAGAG GTTGAGCATGAAGATGCTTCTGAAAGACACAAAGCAGTCCATTGA
- the LOC110647753 gene encoding ethylene-responsive transcription factor ESR2-like, translating to MEEAIRRLNGMTHVQESIPHEQSITDNYKKSTNGAPAAAASTTITNKRSLKESSGGCGSGGTMRYRGVRRRPWGRYAAEIRDPQSKERRWLGTFDTAEEAACAYDRAARAMRGLKARTNFVYPTSDPHSSTDPFLPPFGFSSKQSQASIRDLPSRRCNSNSSNWPSFGNLHVGDFSGSAPQRSSSTSFNMLLLRDFLDPSSGSSFYNHPQVLYDQFPHINGSSGSSSSTFSSGNSLVNPSNDSNVSDTFAGSSLSALPLNEDNRSYNSSGGSDKTNSQPDYWEFFPQEPSDSGLLQEIIQGFLPKPSSDQIDSSKSSIYCTGESTVAPVPEMSATFPSLDEFRRSIKSELLVKNEHLGVHHYHDGPAQTFQGVTSHEVPYGHIGLQENLHHQMGANSILDHIFRYPDLL from the coding sequence ATGGAGGAAGCTATTAGGCGACTAAATGGAATGACCCATGTCCAAGAGTCTATTCCACATGAACAATCCATCACAGACAACTACAAAAAGAGCACTAATGGAGCTCCGGCTGCCGCCGCCTCCACCACCATCACGAACAAGAGGTCACTGAAAGAAAGTAGTGGTGGTTGTGGCTCAGGTGGTACCATGAGGTACCGGGGGGTTCGTCGGAGACCTTGGGGTCGCTATGCAGCTGAGATTAGGGACCCTCAGTCTAAAGAAAGACGTTGGCTTGGCACTTTTGACACGGCTGAGGAGGCTGCTTGTGCCTATGACCGTGCTGCTCGAGCCATGCGAGGTCTCAAGGCTCGCACCAATTTTGTGTACCCTACTTCTGATCCTCACTCTTCGACAGATCCCTTCCTTCCTCCGTTTGGTTTCTCATCAAAACAATCTCAGGCGTCCATTAGGGATCTTCCCTCTCGCCGTTGTAACTCCAATTCTTCAAATTGGCCATCTTTTGGAAATCTTCATGTTGGAGACTTCTCTGGGTCTGCGCCCCAGAGGAGTAGTTCTACATCTTTTAACATGCTTCTCCTCCGTGATTTCCTTGACCCCTCTTCTGGTTCATCGTTCTATAATCATCCACAAGTTTTATATGATCAGTTTCCGCACATTAATGGGTCCTCTGGTTCTTCTTCTAGCACTTTCTCCAGTGGTAATTCTTTGGTGAATCCGTCCAATGATTCAAATGTCTCTGATACTTTTGCAGGCTCATCTTTGAGTGCTCTACCGCTGAATGAGGATAATCGGAGTTATAACTCTTCTGGAGGCTCTGATAAGACAAATTCTCAACCTGATTACTGGGAGTTCTTTCCACAAGAACCATCTGATTCTGGTTTGTTACAAGAGATCATTCAAGGGTTTTTACCAAAGCCCTCCTCTGACCAAATTGACTCTTCGAAAAGCTCCATATATTGCACCGGAGAGTCAACGGTTGCACCTGTACCTGAAATGTCTGCCACCTTCCCATCTCTGGATGAGTTTCGAAGGAGCATCAAGAGTGAGCTCTTGGTTAAGAATGAGCACTTGGGTGTACATCATTACCATGATGGTCCTGCGCAGACTTTCCAAGGAGTTACTTCTCATGAAGTTCCGTACGGTCATATTGGTCTGCAAGAGAACCTTCATCATCAGATGGGTGCGAACTCCATTTTGGATCATATTTTCCGATATCCAGATCTTTTATGA